In Geopsychrobacter electrodiphilus DSM 16401, a single window of DNA contains:
- a CDS encoding FkbM family methyltransferase encodes MPKQNRAAYRNKLFDYLLGRVSGSQFGEDLSVFEYFLTMGKPVITYLDIGANHPKLHSNTHLLSRNGSSGVLVDANSEMCKKLRRARKRDKVINVGVAAVGGEDMDLSVMDIEGLSTLNPKWQEHLLSQGMSSEVAIQKVKIVGINDLLAEYFPRQAPDFVSIDIEGMDFEVLESWDFDRWRPSILCIETGILTRGEYIRDELFEKLMLQRGYAPLFQTFSNTLFLDTQTP; translated from the coding sequence ATGCCGAAGCAAAATCGCGCGGCTTACAGAAATAAACTTTTTGATTATCTGTTAGGACGCGTATCTGGCTCTCAGTTTGGTGAAGACCTGAGCGTATTTGAATATTTTCTAACCATGGGAAAGCCTGTAATTACCTATCTGGATATTGGGGCAAACCACCCGAAACTCCATTCGAATACGCACCTCCTTTCCCGAAACGGGTCCTCAGGCGTTCTAGTCGATGCAAATTCCGAGATGTGCAAGAAACTTCGCCGGGCGAGAAAACGTGACAAGGTCATAAATGTTGGCGTTGCCGCGGTAGGGGGAGAAGATATGGACCTCAGCGTGATGGATATTGAGGGGCTCTCGACCTTAAACCCAAAATGGCAAGAACATCTCCTTTCGCAGGGGATGAGTTCAGAGGTGGCGATTCAAAAAGTAAAGATTGTTGGAATCAATGATCTTCTGGCGGAATATTTCCCTCGGCAGGCTCCAGACTTCGTCTCGATTGATATTGAGGGGATGGATTTTGAGGTACTGGAATCCTGGGATTTCGACAGGTGGCGGCCATCAATCCTTTGCATAGAGACCGGGATTCTTACCCGCGGAGAATATATCAGAGATGAACTTTTTGAAAAATTGATGCTCCAGCGTGGGTACGCTCCCCTCTTTCAGACTTTTTCGAATACCCTCTTTCTGGATACTCAAACTCCATGA
- a CDS encoding GtrA family protein, giving the protein MKSRTKLGHQIIFFLFSGVLNFLINITAYCSLTYLGFHYLLSSGIGWSFGVVNSYFVNKHFTFKSKSPMGKEFSRHLCVYVLQLLLSWSGLIILIDIYGFGYYVSYAINIVFVTVVSFFGLKYFAFRTHAFQNID; this is encoded by the coding sequence ATGAAATCCAGGACCAAACTTGGCCACCAGATTATATTCTTTCTATTTTCCGGAGTCCTTAACTTTCTTATCAATATTACGGCCTATTGTTCCCTGACCTATCTAGGTTTTCACTATCTGTTATCTTCCGGGATTGGGTGGTCGTTCGGGGTTGTGAATAGTTATTTTGTAAACAAGCACTTTACCTTTAAAAGCAAATCCCCCATGGGAAAAGAATTTTCTCGGCACCTCTGTGTCTACGTCCTGCAGTTGTTATTGTCATGGTCTGGTCTAATCATTTTAATAGATATTTACGGCTTTGGTTATTATGTCTCCTATGCCATCAATATTGTTTTTGTCACAGTTGTGAGTTTCTTTGGTTTAAAATATTTTGCTTTTCGTACCCATGCCTTTCAGAATATCGATTGA
- a CDS encoding Gfo/Idh/MocA family protein has translation MIRLCLFGGGNITNLRHLPAIRKTKHVEAIGLIGKKNQDLTSTAARYNLKNTYLINDGKDIRNQLESLAWFTTTDAVLIGTPPQTHFLLAKTCLDLGKHVLVEKPMTMNPAEAKELISLAAEKNLTLNVMHNFQFSRGMQRLIELVESKQLGEIVSFQQSQLTSRNRRLPSWYKDLPLGLFFDEASHFFYLLQRLGGSLQILNAYGHFNDDVSDKTPQLMSVEMSAGGIPTHLAINFQSPVCEWLFTVVGDKRLAIYDFFRDILIVLPNDQQHLAFNILRTSGTATIQHWKGFLSSGIRLVTGQLHYGVDIVLQSFIDSVLSNKSAPHIDGKRGLDTVTAMCQVVEKISDARNAKRGLP, from the coding sequence ATGATACGACTCTGCTTATTTGGTGGCGGGAACATCACCAACCTGAGGCACCTGCCTGCCATTCGCAAGACGAAACACGTGGAAGCTATCGGCCTTATTGGGAAAAAAAACCAGGATCTGACATCAACAGCAGCACGCTACAACTTGAAAAACACCTACCTCATAAATGACGGGAAGGATATCCGCAATCAACTTGAGTCTCTCGCCTGGTTCACCACAACAGATGCCGTCCTGATAGGCACACCGCCACAGACACATTTCCTCCTTGCGAAGACCTGTCTTGACCTGGGCAAACATGTCCTGGTTGAAAAACCCATGACCATGAACCCCGCGGAGGCGAAAGAGCTCATATCCCTGGCCGCCGAAAAAAATCTAACCTTGAATGTGATGCATAATTTCCAGTTTTCCAGAGGAATGCAGCGCCTGATTGAACTGGTTGAATCGAAGCAGTTGGGGGAAATTGTCTCTTTCCAGCAATCGCAACTGACCAGTCGCAACCGCCGATTGCCATCATGGTACAAAGATCTCCCTCTTGGTTTATTCTTCGACGAGGCATCCCACTTCTTCTACTTGCTTCAGCGGCTTGGTGGCTCCCTTCAAATTTTGAATGCCTATGGTCATTTCAACGACGATGTCAGCGATAAAACGCCACAACTCATGAGCGTCGAAATGAGCGCAGGGGGTATCCCAACCCATCTTGCGATTAATTTTCAATCACCGGTCTGTGAATGGTTGTTCACGGTGGTTGGTGATAAACGTTTGGCGATTTATGATTTTTTCAGGGATATCTTAATCGTACTGCCAAACGATCAACAACATTTGGCCTTCAATATCTTACGCACATCCGGCACGGCGACCATTCAACACTGGAAAGGATTTTTAAGCAGTGGCATCCGCTTGGTTACCGGTCAACTTCATTACGGCGTCGATATTGTTCTCCAGAGTTTTATTGACTCAGTCTTAAGCAATAAATCAGCGCCTCACATCGACGGAAAACGTGGTCTCGATACCGTAACCGCCATGTGCCAAGTTGTGGAAAAAATATCTGACGCCAGAAACGCTAAAAGAGGTCTCCCGTGA